One stretch of Malus domestica chromosome 14, GDT2T_hap1 DNA includes these proteins:
- the LOC103454129 gene encoding B3 domain-containing protein At2g36080, producing MSINHFSSDLSETQWWNTSSANSNPHQQDDSSGHPHSRTHIIPQFYQDGGSHPHPSFQPLQLNSQDPATPMSPTHFHTPTTTFNFNLNHHDAIDPNESDQLQPPPPHPRIDSYDEKEPMFEKPLTPSDVGKLNRLVIPKQHAEKYFPLGGGDSGLLLSFEDESGKSWRFRYSYWNSSQSYVLTKGWSRYVKEKRLDAGDVVSFERLRAHTDRLFIGWRRRNAVPAHDSGAQVSGGGVESSSGGGGGWTRMLYPAPHHGSSYPAHHYCHGVAPYPPDCLHAAGSDVQNMNQTTSVGNSKVLRLFGVNLECQQQAAEHHESEPSTPDGSSSSLSMSSQGPTHGQQQLYPSAAYNYADQHREFTTFSGDVKPTRNRRG from the exons ATGTCCATAAACCACTTCTCCTCAGACCTCTCAGAAACCCAGTGGTGGAACACCTCCAGTGCTAATTCTAACCCCCACCAACAAGATGACTCCTCAGGACACCCCCACAGCAGAACCCATATCATCCCCCAATTTTATCAAGATGGTGGCAGCCACCCCCATCCCAGTTTCCAACCCTTGCAGCTCAACTCCCAAGACCCCGCCACTCCCATGTCCCCCACCCATTTCCACACCCCTACAACCACCTTCAATTTCAACCTCAACCACCACGACGCCATCGATCCCAACGAATCAGACCAACTCCAGCCCCCGCCGCCGCATCCCCGCATCGACTCCTACGACGAGAAAGAGCCCATGTTCGAGAAGCCCTTGACCCCCAGCGACGTCGGCAAGCTCAACCGCCTCGTGATTCCCAAGCAGCACGCGGAGAAGTACTTCCCGCTCGGCGGCGGAGACTCGGGCCTCCTGCTCAGTTTCGAGGACGAGTCCGGGAAGTCGTGGCGGTTCCGCTACTCCTACTGGAACAGCAGCCAGAGCTACGTCCTCACCAAGGGCTGGAGCCGGTACGTCAAGGAGAAGCGCCTCGACGCAGGCGACGTCGTTTCGTTCGAGCGGCTCCGGGCCCACACGGATCGACTCTTCATCGGCTGGAGACGCCGCAACGCGGTCCCGGCGCACGATAGCGGTGCTCAGGTTAGCGGAGGAGGGGTTGAGAGTAGCAGTGGTGGTGGCGGAGGTTGGACCAGGATGTTGTATCCTGCACCGCATCACGGCTCGTCTTATCCTGCGCACCACTACTGTCATGGTGTGGCGCCATACCCACCTGACTGTCTACATGCAGCAG GGTCTGATGTTCAGAATATGAACCAAACGACATCGGTTGGGAACTCGAAGGTACtgaggctatttggggtgaactTGGAGTGCCAGCAGCAGGCAGCTGAGCaccacgagtcggaaccatcgACCCCAGATGGCTCATCATCGAGTTTGTCGATGTCGAGCCAGGGTCCGACTCACGGCCAGCAACAATTGTACCCTTCTGCTGCTTATAATTATGCCGACCAACACAGG GAATTCACTACTTTCTCCGGAGATGTCAAACCAACGAGAAATCGCCGAGGATAG